In Brassica napus cultivar Da-Ae chromosome A3, Da-Ae, whole genome shotgun sequence, the sequence ACAATAGCATATCAATGATCATGAATGATTCATGATCACTTCTATCACTTGGTTTTATATGATACTAAATACTTTAGTAAAGTACGTAAACTAATAAATTGTTAAAGCAAAAAAACATGTCAAGTTAACTAATTAATTCGTATGTGCCTACATTTGGGACTACTCATTCTTAGATAAACTTTTGAAATAGTTAACCTAAAATGATATATACGCATAGTGCAGTGAGGATGTTagttatattatgttgtttaaaTTAGAATAGGTCATACCATTCGTACGTACAATAAGCAACCACCCCGCAATCAATATATTTCCGACCGCGTATGCTTCGTGTTGCCAAAACATTAAATTTGGGTTCGCCTGTATgatctataaattatatattcagATTCAACTTGACTACTTGACTGGGACAAATTTATTTAACTAGTTGAGGCATTGAGCTACCCGGCCGTTAGTTGttttgtttgtatatatatagttttgctAGTATATATTCCTGAAAAAAATCGCTTCGTGATGTCCAAATGCAGTCTATTTTGAAAAAGGGAATCTAGCCTTCATTTGATGGTTCATTTCATTTGAAGTAATTATAAGTTTGTATAGATTCGTCGTCAGGttgaaacattttaaaattattcgTTTTTAATAGTCtgacatttatattatatatagatcaTGTAGTAGGATGTGATTGGTAAAACTTGGCATAATTGAGAGGAATATAATTTGGTGGAAATGAGTGAAAAGGTAATTAAAGAGATAAAAATAACGCTGGAGTAAAAGTTTTATCCATAGGAAAGAGAAAGGATGTTTTGCGCCAGAAACTCAGAAAAAGACAAAGCAAATTACTCTGCATCAAATGTTACTTTTTATTCTGATTGGTTTTGTCCTAGCGTAACTGAGCTGAAAATAACTTTTACTCCAATATTTTTACTCTAGAAAGGCTATCCAATCAGACTCGTAATGTGGTATTGTGCttacaaatatgaaaagttGATCTTAGTATTTTTATCATTGAGATCGATTAAAAAGAGGCCTGACGCATGGCGAGCCAGGTGTCACTGAAATGTTTTGACGACATGAAAGTCGTCGCCGAACTTTTAAAACCGGGAGAAATAAGTTTTGATGGTCCCAAGTTCAACAGTCACAGTTGAACATAAAGCAATTTCGTGAAATAAAAGTATCTGAATAATCTAAGCTAAGTCATACATTGCATTTGCCATTTATACACATAGAAATGTTCTTGTTTTGATCAAATCAGGCTAGGTTTAAATCCCATAATTGGGTTCATTAATTAATTCGAGAAAGATGCTTTTAGTTATATAATACTAATAATCATTGATATTTGGTTGTGTGTACGCTAATGTAGCAAGTGTTTGTGATTAGTAAGTCAAGAGAAATATGACCAGGAGATGTTTGGTGTTTTTGCTGATGCAATCTACGTATAATAATTCAGATTAAATCTAAATAACTTATattcttgacaaaaaaaacaatacatatGCGTCTTTATACGTAATTACGTATCTATTAATTATTGTAATTTTCCTTGACAATGTTGTAGCTGGGTTGTAGCTAGTCATTAcccatatatatacacatatgtgTGCAATGTATTTCCTATAAATTATAGGGTTTGATTGGTGACATGTGGTAGGGTTGATTAAGTTTGAGTTAATCTTGTAACTCAAAATTGTTACCAATCATgcattaaatttaattttttgattttaagtttGATTTAAGATGTGTTGTAGTTGAGTTACAACTTTGACTTAAACCCTTTATAAAATTGCTAACTCAAAACATAAACCTACATCAACCAAAATCCCATGTTTTAAGAGTTGAGTTacaaatttaattgatttttctgtttaaaaaaaaaaaaaatcgtgaacAAACCTTCTTACAACAAGAGAAAATCGTGAACAACCATTTGAGTGTCCCATAAATACTCTACCTAAATTTATGCTAGTCAAAGATTTTATAATCTTTCTTGttcctaattttttaaattattcaaaTGTTTAGTCAATTATACAAAACCTTAAGCATAAATTCTATTtgataattcaaaaaaaaaaacacttgtcACAAAATTCTATATATATTGACCTAAATTAGTGTGGTATCACGTCATTTTCAAAACCCAAAAGCTTAAGgtctgtaatttttttttaattttcacgaacatttgtaatttttttctattatttggttttttaatttaaagttcatgataataatattatttcatttaatttaacttattattgatattaaaataaatattattagtagttattataatacttagaaaattatatatactgaaaattattttttaaacttttatacttatttaaaaaaattatttctatttattttaaaaatagcttaatacgaaaatatttatttctctgtttttatATTCAATTCTTTTATTCAGAACTCATACTGCAACTTATACATCAAAAATGTTACCAGTCACAAGCTTTAGTAAAatgataacttttatttttactgCAAAACTTACCACATAAACTTGCCGTTTTTACCACATACTTTTTACTGCAAGTTATATCGAACTATAAATTACATGTTCAAGTAATTCAACTCTAAAACTACATGTCACCAGTCGGAGCCATAATCAAGTTAACAAGTTAAACAACATATGAAATCAAAAAGCTAAACAAAAGATTAAGTCAACAagttaaacaaaataattatttgcatATCCGATAAGGCATGCTGACGTAGTGTTGGATCTTAACATAGATGGGGGGGAATCGTATAAGTGGATCTTAACATGGATTTACAATGCCATCTAATTAAACGTTTAGGCCAAAGTTTATTGAATTTCTTAGGTCTTGATTAGAAAAGCCAATGACAAAGCAAATACTGATATACTATAAAACAGTATGTACTACGCAGTATGCTGCAGAATTTTTTGTCTGTATATATTTACTgatgttttcattttattaaaaattattatacgaTATAAAAACCACTCatctttttttcattgaaagtTTCATTAATCATAAACAGAGATTTACATGTGACGAGATACAAATCTACCAAGTTAAAACTTACCTCTAGAACCAGCAAGCAGGAAACAAATCTTTCTCTGGAAGAATAAGCCGACAGAATTAACCAAATTATTTGGAGATAAAACAACTAAAATAAAGACTAAAATACAAACATATATCAATTCTAGATCGAAATTACAAGACACCCACCCATATACGAGGAGACACAGAAAGATCGAGGGGAGGAGCATAGCGGCACCCAAACACCAAATTTTATTAGGAAAGAAGCCACACTTCATAATTTTCCTTTGAAGATTACTCCATAATCTACGAGGAAGAAAGCGGACCATACAACTCATGAAGATGATAGACACAATTTTTAACATTCAAACTTTCACGGCAGAAGGCATAAAGAACCAGAGCCCCAATTCCTTGAGAGAAAAAACCAGAGATTCTATCCACCAAGACAAACGATAAGGAAATCAATCCGGGATCTATTCCATGGCAATATATAGAAGCCAAGGAAAAACCAACTCTTACAATCCTCAGTAGAACCACCACATGAAACTGATAAAAGAAAATGCAACCAGATCAGGATGGAAAAACCATCGAAAGAAACAAAGACTCTTGAATTAAATACACAGCGAAAGATCTCTGAAACCAACAATAGaacctagaaaaaaaaaaacatgctagGGCAGAGAATAAGCTTCAATAgtttacataaaacataatTCGGAGCAACACTTGTTTCTAAAAAATACGAATAACTCAAAAAGGTGTTTAAATGtgtttatttgagatttaacATGTCCATGGACATAGTTAATGGAAAACAATACAATGGTTAGTTCTTTAAAAAATGAGATAATGAAATTGTTACGCACAAGATGATACATTTAAGACCAAATAAGCCTTTAAAGCATAGCccttcaattaaaaaaaaagggtcCACGGAGTTCTGACTAAAGAAAAAAGACATAAACCTTTCCCGTACCTTACATTTGTCTCTACTTAAGGTTAAGGGCCAAATTGCTCTTAATTCTTTCATTGTATAATTGATTAAGATTAGgctttataataaataaaaactaactaATTAGTCCTTTTGAGTGGCTCTGCATCTCTTTTAATTTAGTTGCTTCTCTTTAatagtttgtttgtttgtttggtcaAAATCTCACACGCTCTTTTTGCATGCTCTTTGCCACGTGCTATCGTCGTCTCTCTCAAATGAGCTGTCTCTCTAATCAGTGTTTTTCTGTATAGgaacccctctctctctctctctctctcatcgtTTTTCTCTCTCATCTAACACATGAGAAGAGCCTATAAAACCCCTTCACATCTCCCACTTGGTTTGCATCACAATACATCTTCCCATtacacaaaaaacaaaaatataacaaaatatcttttttctgttttgttttaaatagttTGAAGTCACAAGTTCTTTGTTGTTCAGCTGTTTCCCCCTTCCCACTATCATCATACGAAGTGGGGTTTCGCTGGACAAATAAAcgaaaactttaatttttattaaagaaaaatgGATTTCTCCGCCTTGCTTCTAACTCTCTTCACCGGAATTATCTTCCTCTACTTCCTCCACTGTTTAATCTCTCAGGGCCGCCGTGGACCCTCCAAACTCCCACTCCCGCCGGGAACAATGGGTTGGCCTTACGTCGGCGAGACTTTCCAGCTCTACTCTCAAGACCCTAACGTCTTTTTCGCATCAAAACAGAAAAGGTCGGTGCTTTAGAAAAAAATTGCTATAATACTAATTGCCAAAAACAGAGGATCTCGTGTTGAATAAAgctttggtcttttttttttttgacaggtATGGATCGGTGTTTAAGACACATGTATTGGGATGTCCGTGTGTGATGATCTCAAGCCCTGAAGCTGCCAAGTTCGTGCTCGTGACCAAGTCTCATCTCTTCAAACCTACTTTCCCGGCGAGTAAAGAGAGGATGCTAGGGAAACAAGCCATCTTCTTCCACCAAGGTGATTACCACGCGAAACTCAGGAAGCTCGTCCTCCGTGCTTTCATGCCTGAAGCGATCAGAGACATGGTTCCCGACATCGAATCAATCGCTCAGGACTCTCTTCGAAACTGGGATGGAACAATGATCAACACTTATCAAGAAATGAAAACAGTAAGACGCATACTTCCTCTGTTTCGCCCCTCAAAACAGAGcatctctgtttttttctctctatatactctgtttttttttttgaaactgttgtttttctttcttcagTACACATTCAACGTGGCGCTGCTCTCGATCTTCGGAAAAGACGAGGTTCTATACAGAGAAGATCTGAAACGATGCTACTACATTCTCGAGAAAGGCTACAACTCGATGCCTGTAAACCTCCCTGGAACGCTCTTCCACAAAGCTATGAAGGCTCGCAAGGAGCTCTCACAGATCCTCGCTAGGATCTTATCGGAGAGAAGGGAGAACAGATCCTCACACAACGATCTTCTCGGTTCTTTCATGGGTGACAAAGAAGAGCTGAGCGACGAACAGATCGCTGATAACATCATCGGAGTGATCTTCGCCGCTAGAGACACGACAGCGAGTGTGATGACGTGGATCCTTAAGTACTTGGTTGAGAATCCCAACGTTCTAGAAGCCGTTACTGTAAGTTCTTTTACTGACACGTATTTGACGTTTTATGGTAATAAAAGGGGTAGTTTTGTAATTTATGTTGTTGTtcttgatggtttttatttttttggtgtttAACAGGAAGAGCAGATGGCAATAAGGGAGGACAAAGGAGAAGGAGAGTCTCTAACTTGGAGCGATACAAAGAAGATGCCAATAACTTCAAGAGTCATTCAAGAAACATTAAGAGTTGCTTCAATCCTATCTTTCACATTCAGAGAAGCTGTAGAAGATGTAGAGTATGAAGgtattacataaaattttcataaatccCAAACCTTACTCTTTGAACTTGTCAAATTTATtctaaaaacgtttttttttttgttttttgttattttggtaTACAGG encodes:
- the LOC106419785 gene encoding abscisic acid 8'-hydroxylase 1, coding for MDFSALLLTLFTGIIFLYFLHCLISQGRRGPSKLPLPPGTMGWPYVGETFQLYSQDPNVFFASKQKRYGSVFKTHVLGCPCVMISSPEAAKFVLVTKSHLFKPTFPASKERMLGKQAIFFHQGDYHAKLRKLVLRAFMPEAIRDMVPDIESIAQDSLRNWDGTMINTYQEMKTYTFNVALLSIFGKDEVLYREDLKRCYYILEKGYNSMPVNLPGTLFHKAMKARKELSQILARILSERRENRSSHNDLLGSFMGDKEELSDEQIADNIIGVIFAARDTTASVMTWILKYLVENPNVLEAVTEEQMAIREDKGEGESLTWSDTKKMPITSRVIQETLRVASILSFTFREAVEDVEYEGYLIPKGWKVLPLFRNIHHSADIFSNPGKFDPSRFEVAPKPNTFMPFGNGTHSCPGNELAKLETSIMIHHLTTKYRWSIVGASDGIQYGPFALPQNGLPIMLTRKSEIDM